A single window of Desulfovibrio psychrotolerans DNA harbors:
- a CDS encoding ammonium transporter: MNAADTAFIIICAALVMFMTPGLALFYGGLVRSKNVLSTVMHSFFLLGVVTLVWVSVGYSLSFGTDHGGIIGGLDYLFLNGVGVEPGPADTIPHALFMIFQCMFAIITPALISGAFAERIKFSSMVVFSVLWILLVYAPMCHWVWGGGWMHSMGALDFAGGAVVHMSSAAAALAAAHVLGRRRGYGKMAFVPHNLPMTVLGAGILWFGWFGFNAGSALAADGVAVMAFVTTHIAAAAAAVSWVIIEWMHSGKPTTLGAASGAVAGLVAITPAAGFVGPMPALIIGLGAGGLCFGGILLKKVFKYDDALDVVGIHGVGGTWGALATGIWAAEQYGGVNGLLHGAPGQLWVQFVSVIATWLFCYLMSLFLFKAIDLVMGLRVDADAEQAGLDVSEHNETAYTG, translated from the coding sequence ATGAACGCGGCGGATACCGCCTTTATCATCATCTGTGCGGCACTGGTTATGTTCATGACTCCCGGGCTGGCACTGTTTTACGGAGGGCTTGTACGCTCCAAGAACGTGCTTTCCACGGTCATGCACAGCTTTTTCCTGCTGGGTGTTGTCACTCTTGTCTGGGTGAGCGTGGGCTATTCCCTTTCGTTTGGTACGGACCATGGCGGCATCATAGGCGGTCTGGACTATCTGTTCCTCAATGGGGTGGGCGTGGAGCCCGGGCCTGCGGATACCATTCCGCACGCCCTGTTTATGATTTTTCAGTGTATGTTCGCTATCATTACTCCGGCGCTTATCTCGGGTGCGTTTGCGGAACGCATCAAGTTCAGTTCCATGGTGGTGTTCAGCGTGCTGTGGATACTGCTGGTCTACGCGCCCATGTGTCACTGGGTGTGGGGCGGCGGCTGGATGCACAGCATGGGCGCTCTGGACTTTGCGGGCGGAGCCGTGGTGCATATGAGTTCCGCTGCAGCAGCCCTTGCCGCGGCGCATGTGCTGGGCCGCAGGCGCGGGTATGGAAAGATGGCCTTTGTGCCGCATAACCTGCCCATGACTGTGCTGGGCGCGGGTATTCTCTGGTTCGGCTGGTTCGGGTTTAACGCCGGTTCCGCACTTGCTGCAGACGGCGTGGCCGTGATGGCCTTTGTAACCACGCATATCGCTGCCGCAGCCGCTGCAGTAAGCTGGGTGATTATAGAATGGATGCACAGCGGCAAGCCCACCACGCTGGGTGCGGCTTCCGGCGCAGTGGCGGGGCTTGTGGCCATAACCCCTGCGGCAGGTTTTGTGGGGCCCATGCCCGCACTCATTATCGGGCTTGGCGCAGGTGGACTCTGCTTCGGCGGTATTCTGCTCAAGAAGGTTTTCAAGTATGATGACGCCCTTGACGTGGTAGGTATTCACGGCGTGGGCGGCACGTGGGGCGCTCTTGCCACAGGCATATGGGCGGCCGAGCAGTATGGCGGCGTGAACGGCCTGCTGCATGGTGCTCCGGGCCAGCTCTGGGTGCAGTTCGTATCTGTTATCGCGACCTGGCTGTTCTGCTACCTGATGAGCCTGTTCCTCTTCAAGGCCATTGATCTGGTGATGGGGCTGCGTGTGGATGCCGATGCCGAGCAGGCCGGTCTGGACGTGAGCGAGCACAACGAAACCGCATATACCGGTTAG
- a CDS encoding P-II family nitrogen regulator, producing the protein MKKIEIIIRPFKLDDVKMALTGLDIKGMTVTEVKGFGRQRGHKEVYRGAEYQVDFMPKVKVEVVVDDPLVKQVIDAVSNAARTGKVGDGKIFIIPVEDVVRIRTGETGQEAI; encoded by the coding sequence ATGAAGAAGATTGAGATCATTATCCGTCCCTTCAAGTTGGACGATGTGAAAATGGCCCTGACCGGGCTGGACATAAAGGGCATGACCGTTACGGAAGTGAAGGGTTTTGGACGCCAGCGCGGGCATAAGGAAGTATACCGCGGGGCTGAGTACCAGGTGGACTTCATGCCCAAGGTCAAGGTGGAAGTTGTGGTGGATGATCCGCTGGTGAAGCAGGTCATAGACGCCGTGAGCAACGCCGCCCGCACCGGCAAGGTGGGTGATGGCAAGATATTCATCATTCCCGTGGAAGACGTGGTGCGCATCCGTACCGGTGAAACAGGACAGGAAGCCATTTAA
- the glnD gene encoding [protein-PII] uridylyltransferase: MVKDILNPSGGDAIKALAAGRASLIPDLSALPLSTTQRFERAFSRLLDTYFQTRVVETGADRLKLALVAVGGYGRGEMCVGSDIDIIILCRRSIPPQAIDVAQPLFLPLWDAGYTLGHGFRTIADCVKLGAKDNKVLCSLLDARFVTGDASIFEELQERMREKVLARREKAFLQWLDEEHAQRLATHGDGAMLLEPNLKEGVGGLRDYHRLLWLARLRGGTGDVCGVMRLAGFSDEDYALLERNVDFLHSVRNRLHVLSRRKSDQLHVDLQPEIATRMGYADRDGMLAVELFLSDLHRCMGDIKALAAAFRSVAGDADEAVLGCAPAAGSVHVQGNVVHVCPPQALFEQPHLALEALTLAANVQCEGIPVLAWETRQVLARLVTEAPARLAELSGIRNVLVTILTSGRAFDILEQMVGVGMLSVLLPDFGRVRDRVQFDGFHTYPVGQHTLFALRYLESLPVDGHPKFTPLWNGLRDTTTLMLGALFHDLGKGGADASSHSAKGAEMARSQLTAWGMPEAVVDEVVFLVEHHLLLARTAHRRDLSDESVVAHCAGIIGTQERLDLLYLLTYGDSRATGPKAWSQWSASLLEELYGKVANMLRDNTLATPLSARTINDTRRRVEALLGQGGAPVSGDEGMALLEMLPTRYALVVDPEDILRHMALARELAREITDAKRRLSEERAARGIVLLDPRPLEGRQSDVWELVVVARDQHGLFATVAGVLALHNLRVYAADAFVWRDGTVVDIFHVSAPPDPLYAREFWVKVRGSIQYALTGKLSLEYRIDQKRSTFPVHTGHNDVAVNIDNGLSDFHTVIEIAAPDRPALLYDVARTLQAMRLDILFAKIATLGSRTNDSFSVRDTYGQKLTDAEQVSEVRNALMHALRQ, translated from the coding sequence ATGGTTAAAGACATTCTAAACCCGTCCGGCGGTGATGCCATAAAGGCTCTTGCCGCCGGACGGGCTTCACTTATCCCCGATCTCAGTGCCTTGCCCTTATCGACAACCCAGCGTTTCGAAAGGGCTTTTTCCCGTTTGCTGGATACCTATTTCCAGACCCGCGTGGTGGAAACCGGCGCGGACAGGCTGAAACTGGCCCTTGTGGCCGTGGGCGGCTACGGGCGCGGGGAAATGTGCGTGGGATCTGACATTGATATCATCATCCTGTGCCGACGCAGTATTCCTCCGCAGGCCATAGATGTTGCGCAGCCTCTGTTTCTGCCGCTGTGGGATGCCGGATACACGCTGGGGCACGGTTTTCGGACCATTGCGGATTGCGTGAAGCTGGGCGCCAAAGACAACAAGGTGCTCTGCTCGCTGCTGGACGCGCGGTTTGTGACGGGAGATGCTTCCATTTTTGAGGAACTGCAGGAGCGCATGCGCGAGAAGGTGCTTGCCCGGCGGGAAAAGGCCTTTCTGCAATGGCTGGACGAGGAGCATGCGCAGCGGCTGGCGACACACGGCGACGGAGCCATGCTGCTGGAGCCGAACCTGAAGGAGGGCGTGGGCGGGCTGCGCGATTACCACAGGCTGCTGTGGCTTGCACGGCTGCGCGGAGGCACGGGCGATGTATGCGGCGTGATGCGCCTCGCCGGATTCAGTGACGAGGATTACGCGCTGCTTGAGCGCAATGTGGATTTTCTGCACAGCGTGCGCAACCGCCTGCATGTGCTCAGCCGTCGCAAGAGCGATCAACTGCACGTTGACCTGCAACCGGAAATCGCCACGCGCATGGGCTACGCCGACAGGGACGGTATGCTGGCGGTGGAGCTTTTCCTGAGCGATCTGCACCGGTGTATGGGGGATATCAAGGCCCTTGCGGCAGCGTTCCGCTCTGTGGCAGGCGATGCGGACGAGGCTGTTCTTGGCTGCGCGCCTGCGGCAGGAAGTGTGCATGTGCAGGGCAACGTGGTGCATGTATGCCCCCCTCAGGCACTTTTTGAACAGCCGCATCTCGCATTGGAAGCGCTTACTCTTGCCGCCAATGTTCAGTGCGAAGGGATTCCCGTGCTGGCATGGGAAACGCGGCAGGTGCTGGCGCGTCTGGTGACAGAAGCCCCCGCCAGGCTGGCGGAACTGAGCGGCATACGCAACGTGCTGGTGACCATTCTCACTTCGGGGCGTGCCTTTGATATTCTGGAGCAGATGGTGGGCGTGGGCATGCTCTCCGTGCTGCTGCCTGATTTTGGCAGAGTGCGCGACAGGGTGCAGTTTGACGGGTTTCATACCTATCCCGTGGGGCAGCATACCCTGTTTGCGCTTCGCTATCTGGAAAGCCTGCCGGTGGACGGACATCCCAAATTCACCCCGCTCTGGAACGGGCTGCGGGATACTACCACCCTGATGCTGGGAGCCCTGTTCCATGACCTTGGCAAGGGCGGGGCGGATGCCTCGTCCCATTCCGCCAAGGGAGCGGAGATGGCCCGGTCACAGCTTACGGCGTGGGGTATGCCGGAGGCCGTGGTGGACGAAGTGGTCTTTCTGGTGGAGCACCATCTGCTGCTCGCCCGTACCGCGCACAGGCGCGACCTTTCGGATGAGTCTGTGGTGGCGCACTGCGCCGGGATTATAGGCACGCAGGAGCGGCTGGACCTGTTGTATCTGCTCACCTACGGAGATTCCCGGGCAACCGGACCCAAGGCGTGGAGTCAGTGGTCCGCTTCGCTGCTGGAGGAGCTGTATGGTAAGGTTGCCAACATGCTGCGCGACAACACCCTTGCCACGCCGCTTTCTGCCCGGACCATAAACGATACCCGCCGCCGGGTGGAAGCGCTGCTCGGTCAGGGCGGTGCGCCCGTATCCGGCGATGAAGGGATGGCGTTGCTGGAAATGCTGCCCACCCGGTATGCGCTGGTGGTGGATCCGGAAGACATTCTTCGGCATATGGCCCTTGCCCGTGAACTGGCGCGTGAGATTACTGATGCGAAACGGCGGCTCAGCGAGGAGAGGGCGGCACGGGGTATTGTGCTGCTTGATCCAAGACCGCTGGAAGGAAGACAGAGTGATGTGTGGGAGCTTGTGGTGGTGGCCCGTGATCAGCACGGCCTTTTTGCCACGGTGGCAGGCGTGCTGGCACTGCACAACCTGCGCGTGTACGCAGCGGATGCCTTTGTCTGGCGTGACGGGACCGTTGTGGATATCTTTCATGTCTCCGCGCCCCCGGACCCCCTGTACGCACGGGAATTCTGGGTCAAAGTACGCGGGTCCATCCAGTACGCGCTTACCGGTAAGCTCTCGCTGGAGTACCGTATTGACCAGAAACGGAGCACCTTTCCCGTGCATACGGGCCATAACGATGTGGCGGTGAACATAGACAACGGCCTGTCGGACTTCCACACCGTCATCGAGATAGCCGCCCCTGACCGGCCCGCGTTGCTGTATGACGTGGCGAGGACGCTTCAGGCCATGCGGCTGGATATTCTTTTTGCCAAGATTGCCACGCTGGGTTCCCGGACCAATGACAGTTTTTCCGTGCGCGATACCTACGGGCAGAAACTGACGGATGCAGAGCAGGTGAGCGAGGTGCGCAACGCTCTTATGCATGCTCTGCGGCAGTGA
- a CDS encoding sulfite exporter TauE/SafE family protein has product MNEYIMTAAVYAVAGFLQGVTGFGSALVAIPFITMYLDFPSAVAMSVLCGTMLNAQLGWSYRRFADRNRLRPLFVGALPGVLVGVVLLRLVPGHAMKTGMGVFLLAYAAYGLFWERARLRGLSQLWGYVAGFCSGAFGAAFGAGGPPTVVYTTLSGWPKDAVKATLACFFLAVCVVSALAHMASGMWNMRVMLLVAVAAPAVWLGAHTGIIVSRRIGEHSYRRMLFILLAAMGGMMLYSAGA; this is encoded by the coding sequence ATGAACGAGTATATTATGACTGCCGCCGTTTACGCGGTTGCAGGGTTCCTGCAAGGCGTGACGGGGTTCGGGTCTGCGCTGGTGGCCATTCCTTTCATCACCATGTATCTGGATTTTCCTTCTGCGGTGGCAATGTCCGTATTGTGCGGTACTATGCTCAACGCACAACTGGGATGGAGCTACCGCAGGTTTGCGGACAGGAACCGGTTACGCCCGCTGTTTGTAGGGGCCTTGCCCGGTGTGCTGGTCGGGGTGGTGCTGCTGCGCCTTGTGCCCGGGCATGCCATGAAGACAGGGATGGGCGTGTTTTTGCTGGCCTATGCCGCATACGGCCTGTTCTGGGAGCGGGCAAGGCTGCGCGGCCTTTCGCAGTTATGGGGATACGTGGCCGGGTTTTGCTCCGGGGCCTTTGGCGCGGCTTTTGGCGCGGGCGGGCCACCTACGGTGGTTTATACCACGTTGTCCGGCTGGCCCAAGGATGCGGTGAAGGCCACGCTGGCCTGTTTTTTTCTCGCCGTGTGCGTTGTTTCCGCTCTGGCGCACATGGCCTCCGGCATGTGGAACATGCGGGTGATGCTGCTGGTGGCTGTTGCCGCTCCGGCAGTGTGGTTGGGAGCGCATACGGGCATTATTGTTTCGCGCCGCATCGGGGAGCATTCCTACAGGCGTATGCTTTTTATCCTGCTTGCCGCTATGGGGGGCATGATGCTGTATTCTGCAGGAGCGTGA
- a CDS encoding amino acid ABC transporter ATP-binding protein — translation MTNANTPIIQIQNVYKFFGQLTALNDVCLDIQPGEKVVVIGPSGSGKSTMLRSINRLETVNKGKIIVDGQDVNDPANDINAIRQELGMVFQSFNLFPHKTVMGNLTMAPMRLKKMPKDEAEARALALLKKVGISEKANMYPSNLSGGQQQRVAIARALAMNPKIMLFDEPTSALDPEMIGEVLDVMVNLAKEGMTMVCVTHEMGFAREVADRIVFMDKGQVLEVGTPEHFFTAPEHPRLQKFLEQIL, via the coding sequence ATGACGAACGCTAATACCCCCATCATACAGATCCAAAACGTCTACAAGTTCTTCGGACAGCTTACCGCGCTCAACGACGTGTGTCTGGATATCCAGCCCGGCGAAAAAGTGGTGGTCATCGGCCCTTCCGGTTCGGGAAAGTCCACCATGCTGCGCTCCATCAACCGGCTGGAAACAGTGAATAAAGGGAAAATAATCGTAGACGGGCAGGATGTGAACGACCCCGCCAACGACATAAACGCCATCCGGCAGGAGCTGGGCATGGTGTTTCAGAGCTTCAACCTTTTCCCGCACAAGACCGTCATGGGCAACCTGACCATGGCCCCCATGCGCCTGAAAAAAATGCCCAAGGACGAAGCAGAGGCTCGCGCACTGGCCCTGCTCAAGAAAGTGGGCATATCCGAAAAGGCCAACATGTACCCCTCCAATCTCTCCGGCGGGCAGCAGCAGCGTGTGGCCATTGCCCGCGCGCTGGCCATGAATCCCAAGATCATGCTCTTTGACGAGCCCACCTCCGCACTGGACCCGGAAATGATCGGCGAAGTGCTGGACGTTATGGTCAATCTCGCCAAGGAGGGCATGACCATGGTCTGCGTAACGCACGAAATGGGCTTTGCCCGTGAAGTGGCGGACCGCATCGTGTTCATGGATAAGGGGCAGGTTCTGGAAGTGGGCACCCCGGAGCACTTCTTCACCGCACCGGAACACCCCCGCCTGCAAAAATTCCTCGAACAGATCCTGTAG
- a CDS encoding amino acid ABC transporter permease, which translates to MTVEKKEVRIAVTDGMLIPSSKDKTLVSAWTISLCLAIGTILYLCITQPKPYYEILKFLPDGIIVTFQVTISAIFVTIPIGLVTGLGRLSKNRAINLIASTYVEVIRGIPLLVQLFFIYYALGEFFQLPDLASAVIAMSVCYGAYMGEVFRAGIDAIDKGQTEAARSLGFNPRETMFLVVLPQAWRTILPPVGNEFIALLKDSSLVSILAVSELFRRGREYASVTFEYFEAYLMVALIYLLITLLLSKAVSIMEARLNYYDER; encoded by the coding sequence ATGACTGTAGAAAAAAAAGAGGTGCGCATAGCGGTAACGGATGGCATGCTCATCCCGTCCAGCAAAGACAAAACCCTTGTCTCCGCATGGACCATTTCGCTATGCCTTGCCATCGGCACAATTTTATACCTATGTATAACGCAGCCCAAACCATACTACGAAATTCTTAAATTCCTGCCGGATGGCATAATTGTCACCTTTCAGGTTACCATCTCTGCCATATTCGTCACCATTCCCATAGGTCTGGTTACCGGACTGGGCCGTCTCTCCAAAAACAGGGCCATCAATCTCATCGCCTCCACGTATGTGGAAGTCATCCGCGGCATCCCACTGCTCGTTCAGCTCTTTTTCATCTATTACGCTCTCGGAGAGTTCTTCCAGCTACCGGACCTCGCCTCCGCCGTCATCGCCATGAGTGTCTGCTACGGGGCCTATATGGGCGAAGTATTCCGCGCCGGCATAGACGCCATTGACAAGGGACAGACTGAAGCAGCCCGCTCTCTGGGATTCAACCCCCGCGAGACTATGTTCCTAGTGGTTCTGCCGCAGGCGTGGCGCACCATTCTGCCCCCCGTGGGCAACGAATTCATCGCCCTGCTCAAAGACTCCTCCCTTGTCTCCATCCTCGCGGTTTCCGAGCTGTTCCGCCGCGGCAGGGAATACGCCTCCGTTACCTTTGAGTATTTTGAGGCCTACCTGATGGTGGCCCTCATCTATCTTCTCATCACCCTGCTGCTGTCCAAGGCGGTCAGCATCATGGAAGCCAGGCTGAACTACTATGACGAACGCTAA
- a CDS encoding basic amino acid ABC transporter substrate-binding protein, which produces MLKKTLLTLLAVLMTANLAFAAKPIVIAHDATWPPMEFINAEKQIVGYSVDYTDAIAKELGITVEHKNVAWDGIFAGLANGNYDMIASSVSITEERKEKFDFTTPYFEVKQAVILAADSAAATLADLKGKTVGGQIGTTGVFVAKKDGGVVTKEFDEVGHAVEALFTGRIDAAICDDVTAYDYVLNNEKYSGKLKVGFIVEADEKEYYGFVVKKGNTELLNLLNKGIEAVKAKGIEAELREKWVGK; this is translated from the coding sequence ATGCTGAAGAAGACCCTGCTTACACTGCTGGCCGTGCTTATGACCGCCAATCTGGCCTTTGCCGCAAAGCCCATTGTCATCGCCCACGACGCCACTTGGCCGCCCATGGAGTTCATCAATGCTGAAAAGCAGATCGTTGGCTACTCCGTGGATTACACAGATGCCATCGCCAAGGAACTGGGCATCACGGTTGAGCATAAGAACGTGGCCTGGGACGGCATCTTCGCCGGTCTTGCCAACGGCAACTACGACATGATCGCCTCTTCCGTGTCCATCACCGAAGAGCGCAAAGAAAAGTTCGACTTCACCACCCCCTACTTTGAAGTGAAGCAGGCCGTCATCCTTGCTGCCGACTCCGCTGCTGCCACCCTTGCCGACCTCAAGGGCAAGACCGTCGGTGGCCAGATAGGCACCACCGGCGTCTTTGTGGCCAAAAAGGACGGCGGCGTTGTCACCAAGGAATTTGATGAAGTGGGCCACGCCGTTGAAGCCCTGTTCACCGGTCGTATCGATGCAGCCATCTGCGACGACGTAACCGCATACGACTACGTGCTGAACAACGAAAAGTATTCCGGAAAGCTGAAGGTCGGCTTCATCGTGGAAGCGGACGAAAAGGAATACTATGGTTTTGTTGTTAAAAAGGGTAACACCGAACTGCTGAACCTGCTGAACAAGGGAATTGAAGCAGTAAAGGCCAAGGGCATAGAAGCTGAACTCCGCGAAAAGTGGGTCGGCAAATAA